One genomic segment of Adhaeribacter pallidiroseus includes these proteins:
- a CDS encoding sensor histidine kinase — MIIYQQYFNAIKFTPDQGTIALTLEERESTIFITVADNGIGIPESVQATLFDKFTKARRPGIRGEKSVGLGMSIIKNIVELHDGRI; from the coding sequence ATCATCATCTACCAACAATATTTTAATGCTATTAAATTTACGCCTGATCAGGGTACCATTGCCCTTACCCTAGAGGAGCGGGAATCTACGATCTTTATCACCGTAGCCGATAATGGCATTGGTATCCCGGAATCTGTACAAGCTACCTTATTTGATAAATTCACCAAAGCCCGTCGTCCCGGTATTCGGGGAGAAAAAAGTGTCGGCTTAGGTATGTCCATCATCAAGAATATCGTGGAATTACACGATGGCCGTATTTAG
- a CDS encoding response regulator, which yields MLVDDDATATFLTQRTLKKSGIGVDVLTAAHGLEALQIVKRVCQEEECPELILLDLNMPVMDGFEFLDELQTSADLSSADIKIVIVSSFRHHMDLVRANNYPVIDCIEKPLTT from the coding sequence TTGTTGGTAGATGATGATGCTACTGCTACTTTCTTAACCCAAAGAACGCTGAAGAAATCCGGGATTGGAGTAGATGTTTTAACGGCTGCTCACGGATTAGAAGCCCTACAAATTGTAAAGCGCGTATGTCAAGAGGAAGAATGTCCGGAATTAATTCTACTGGACCTGAATATGCCCGTTATGGATGGTTTTGAATTTCTAGACGAACTTCAAACATCGGCCGATTTAAGTAGTGCGGATATCAAGATCGTTATTGTTAGTAGTTTCAGACATCACATGGATCTGGTCCGGGCTAATAATTACCCGGTAATTGATTGTATTGAAAAACCGCTAACTACATAA
- a CDS encoding STAS domain-containing protein, translating to MQSSTISFLKKKKKQILEAWMNNQLADATLREDLISNDDLQTQSEDLLNALLKALNMGTTDLEAESLQPVIDILSDLSITRARQGFTPRETSLFVFSLKKTFNQILQQELKDNFQLLYQETIEISNMLDSLSIVTTETFIKGREEVILRQTDEISEISTPVIRVWEGILALPIIGTLDSARTQVVMENLLEKIVETGSRIAILDISGVPAVDSLVAQHLIKTVSATRLMGAECIISGIRAEIAQTIVHLGIDLSNIHTKASLASALKLAYSMLNIEVRRGEKKFQG from the coding sequence ATGCAATCTTCAACCATTTCTTTCTTGAAGAAAAAGAAAAAACAAATTTTGGAAGCCTGGATGAACAATCAGCTGGCGGACGCTACCCTTCGGGAAGATTTAATTTCGAATGACGATCTCCAAACCCAATCCGAGGACTTACTAAATGCCCTTTTAAAGGCATTAAATATGGGTACCACAGATTTAGAAGCAGAATCTTTACAACCAGTTATTGATATATTAAGTGACTTGTCCATTACTCGGGCGCGCCAAGGCTTTACGCCTCGGGAAACTAGCCTCTTTGTATTTAGTCTCAAAAAAACCTTTAACCAGATTTTACAACAAGAGCTAAAGGATAATTTTCAACTACTTTATCAGGAGACTATTGAGATAAGCAATATGCTTGATAGTTTGAGTATTGTCACCACGGAAACTTTTATCAAAGGAAGAGAAGAGGTTATTTTAAGGCAAACCGATGAGATCAGTGAAATTTCTACCCCGGTGATTCGGGTGTGGGAAGGCATTCTAGCTCTACCCATTATTGGTACCCTGGATAGCGCCCGCACCCAGGTTGTAATGGAAAACTTGCTGGAGAAAATTGTGGAGACCGGTAGCCGGATTGCTATTCTGGATATTTCAGGCGTACCCGCGGTTGACTCCTTGGTTGCGCAACATTTAATCAAAACGGTAAGTGCCACCCGCCTGATGGGGGCAGAGTGCATTATCAGCGGTATCCGCGCCGAGATTGCCCAAACCATAGTGCACTTAGGTATTGATCTTTCTAATATCCATACCAAAGCCTCCTTAGCCAGTGCACTTAAATTAGCTTATAGCATGCTGAATATAGAAGTACGTCGGGGCGAAAAGAAATTTCAAGGTTAG
- a CDS encoding STAS domain-containing protein — protein MDRIPILKMGEFLLVTIQVDLYDRLALTLESDLMNMVSRTEARGVLIDISAVSIVDSFMGRILGNIASMSKIMDAETVVVGMQPAVAITLVELGLTLSGVHTALDVEMGMELLRKKIGPTPTDEEDLYDDII, from the coding sequence ATGGATAGAATACCCATTCTGAAAATGGGCGAGTTTTTACTCGTAACCATCCAGGTCGATTTATACGATCGCCTGGCTTTAACCTTGGAAAGTGATTTAATGAATATGGTCAGTCGCACGGAAGCCCGGGGCGTACTGATTGATATTTCGGCGGTAAGTATCGTTGATTCTTTTATGGGGCGCATACTGGGCAATATTGCTTCTATGTCTAAAATAATGGATGCCGAAACAGTAGTAGTAGGCATGCAACCGGCAGTAGCTATAACCTTAGTAGAATTAGGTTTAACCTTGTCCGGGGTACATACGGCTTTAGACGTAGAGATGGGGATGGAACTTCTTCGTAAAAAAATTGGCCCTACACCAACCGACGAGGAAGATCTCTATGATGACATTATCTAA
- a CDS encoding anti-sigma regulatory factor — MMTLSKENFEIKREPDVILYRNRAKELAAKIGMSLVGQTKLITAASELVRNMLRYAEGGTGTIEVVVRNNIKGIRLTFADKGPGIKDLKLAMQDGFSTGRSLGLGLPGAKRLSNEFDIKSEPGKGTTVTIIRWKNGL; from the coding sequence ATGATGACATTATCTAAGGAAAACTTCGAGATAAAGCGGGAGCCCGATGTCATTTTGTACCGGAACCGAGCGAAAGAATTAGCGGCCAAAATTGGCATGAGTCTAGTGGGGCAAACGAAGCTTATTACCGCCGCTAGTGAACTGGTGCGCAACATGCTCCGCTATGCCGAGGGGGGAACGGGTACCATAGAAGTAGTTGTTAGAAATAACATTAAAGGTATCCGGCTAACCTTTGCGGATAAAGGACCTGGCATCAAAGACTTAAAATTAGCCATGCAGGATGGATTCTCAACGGGGCGCAGTTTAGGCTTAGGCTTGCCCGGAGCAAAGCGCTTATCCAACGAATTTGATATTAAAAGCGAACCCGGAAAAGGAACCACGGTAACGATCATACGCTGGAAGAATGGATTATAA
- a CDS encoding ATP-binding protein: MDYNLHVRFELVDRSFVNIVKRDITKLASSFGLSEVEIGKVNIVIAEMASNLIKHTPKGGEILAKPITNENQIIGIEILCLDLGPGMSDPKRMLEDGTSTYGSRGEGLGAIKRVADEFDLYSRRESGTVLLARLYKKGQKPKASQRSKFDFHAVMVAKPGESECGDGWTMVQQNGVCQILAVDGLGHGENAHIAASAAVASFQKQTPSPPGMLLRKIHSDMLKTRGAVMNVASIDLKSNTLTYCGVGNIAGRVLASDGAKSVMSYNGIVGHNLPNTINDHQIVWNNTQILILHSDGLKSRWDLTKYPDLLQHDTSIIAAVIYKEFTRKTDDTLVLVGRTRP, translated from the coding sequence ATGGATTATAACTTGCACGTGCGGTTTGAATTGGTAGATCGAAGTTTTGTAAATATCGTAAAAAGGGATATTACTAAACTGGCTAGCAGTTTTGGGCTTTCGGAAGTAGAAATCGGCAAAGTTAATATTGTCATTGCCGAAATGGCCAGTAACTTGATTAAGCATACGCCAAAGGGGGGGGAGATTCTGGCCAAACCGATAACCAATGAAAATCAAATTATAGGCATTGAAATACTTTGCTTGGACTTAGGGCCTGGGATGTCGGATCCCAAGCGAATGCTGGAGGATGGCACTTCTACTTATGGTTCCCGGGGAGAAGGCTTAGGCGCGATTAAACGCGTAGCCGACGAATTTGATCTTTACTCTCGCCGGGAGTCGGGGACGGTGCTTTTGGCCCGTTTGTATAAGAAAGGTCAGAAACCCAAAGCGAGTCAACGCAGTAAATTTGACTTCCACGCGGTCATGGTAGCCAAACCGGGTGAATCCGAATGCGGTGATGGCTGGACCATGGTGCAACAAAACGGGGTTTGTCAAATTCTAGCGGTTGATGGTTTAGGTCATGGGGAGAATGCGCACATCGCTGCTAGTGCCGCCGTAGCTTCTTTTCAAAAGCAAACGCCCTCTCCTCCCGGTATGCTGCTTCGGAAAATACACAGCGATATGCTCAAAACCCGGGGCGCAGTGATGAACGTTGCCAGTATTGACCTGAAAAGTAATACGCTCACTTATTGCGGAGTAGGTAATATCGCGGGCCGAGTCTTGGCGTCGGATGGAGCAAAAAGTGTGATGTCTTACAATGGCATCGTGGGGCATAATCTGCCTAATACCATTAATGATCATCAAATAGTCTGGAACAATACGCAGATTTTGATCTTGCATTCCGATGGTTTAAAAAGCCGGTGGGATTTGACCAAATACCCGGACTTGCTGCAACACGATACCAGCATCATTGCGGCGGTAATTTATAAAGAATTTACCCGAAAAACGGATGACACCTTAGTGCTGGTGGGCCGAACCCGTCCCTAA